One region of Miscanthus floridulus cultivar M001 chromosome 19, ASM1932011v1, whole genome shotgun sequence genomic DNA includes:
- the LOC136526159 gene encoding uncharacterized protein gives MTKTIALQVDPSDTICDVRKKIDRHRNLFLADGNKKLNDDRTFGYYYHEIPKESTLYIDFSIMQIFVKMRSNGKTIALEVEPSDKVGEVKAKIRDQQRIIFDSSSMLIAVKALASSASGSESIIRFKVQVTDKIGNVKAKVQDQQAPLSRTAACGRSL, from the coding sequence ATGACCAAGACCATCGCGCTCCAAGTGGATCCATCAGACACCATCTGCGACGTCAGGAAAAAGATTGACCGGCACCGGAACCTCTTCTTGGCGGACGGCAACAAGAAGCTTAACGACGACCGTACGTTTGGATACTACTATCATGAGATCCCAAAGGAGTCTACCCTGTACATCGACTTCAGCATAATGCAGATTTTCGTGAAGATGCGCAGCAATGGCAAGACCATAGCCCTTGAGGTCGAGCCCTCGGACAAAGTCGGTGAAGTCAAGGCGAAGATACGGGACCAGCAGAGGATCATCTTTGACAGCAGCAGCATGCTGATTGCTGTGAAGGCACTCGCTAGCAGCGCTAGCGGCAGCGAGTCCATCATCAGGTTCAAGGTGCAGGTTACTGACAAGATTGGCAATGTGAAGGCGAAGGTTCAGGACCAACAGGCTCCTCTTTCACGGACAGCAGCTTGTGGACGATCACTCTAG